TGCGGACCCACCTGAAGACGCGCAGCAGCAGGCAGGCGATGAGCAGCGCGGTGAAGGCGCACGCCACTATCACGGCCGCCTTCAGGGTGGGCAGGTCGCGGAGCAGGCTGGAGATGCGGGTCACCAGGGCGTCGCCGCTGCTGTTggagctgccgccgccgccgcccgccgccgccgccgccgcggccccaGACCCCGTCCGGGTGGCGTTGCCGGGCCCCGGGCCGGTAGACGGCCGCGGCTGGCGCTCGGCTTGGGGCTGCGGCGCCGGGGCGGACTCGGCTCtgcgggcgcgggcggcgggcgcgGCCAGGAGCgcgagcagcagcagcagcagcggcaggagcggcgcgggcggcggcgcggcgcGCATCGTTAGGTCGGGCGGCGCCGGGCCCCGCGGGGCGCGCGCGCGGCGGAGCCCCGGTCCCGCACCGGCGCCGAGGCCTGCACCCGGGGCTTCCGCGGCGGAGGCGGCTGCGCGGTGCTCGGCAGGAAGCTGCGGCGCCCGGAAGAGCCCgagccgcagccgccgccgctgccACCAACACGTTGCACGGAGTCATTCGACGGGCCGCGGCCCCACGTGGGCGGAGCAGGCCACCCGGGCCCCGGTGCGGGCTGTGCCCCGCTCACCGGCGGCTtcattctcccccctccccgcgccaACCCCACCCCGGGGAGCCCGGGACCCCTGCGTGGAAGCAATCACGGTCAGGCTCACTATTGCGCCGGCTCTGTGCTTCGGagtttacgttttatttatttcatttaatcctaaagCCCCTTTAGGAGGCAGGTAATTCTTTATCCTCATTTAATCGTTGATTTAGGACCCAGAGAGCCAGCTCACAGTAACCCAGATTCTGTCAGACTAAGAACCAAAGCCTATGGGACGTCGAGGTaaacccccattttacagatgaggaaacagacctCCAGGGTGAAGGGTTTGCCCCATGCCCTATGCCTTGCAGTATATTTTAGTATCTCCCCAAATTCCCTCTGTGTCTCGTTTCTTATGTTCTCAGTTTTCAGACATTTTGCACCTCTGCTTATGAACTGGATTGGGAAGTGCATTCCTGCCTTGAAAACTTTGCTGTGGAACAGTAGTTGGGGGCATTAACAGGCTTCCTCCGAGACCAAAGTTTTAGGCTCCAAAAGTAATTGGCTGCCTCTGGTTTGGAAGCTACATGATGCGGAAGTGGAGAAAGATCATTGTGGAGGGTCCAGTGTGAGGCCCAAAGGTGGGAACTGAGGGCTTTCCTGGAGCATTAGAAACTACACTGAGGACCTGCCACCTTTCACTTTGAGGACCAAATGTGGCAGTAAACTCTCTAATGGCAGTTGAACAGGTAAGGACACAGGACAAGGATTCACTGACCTTAAACAGCTCTCTCCTGGTCCTgctagagaaagagacagataaagATAATACAGTGTATCAGTTAGCTGTTGCTGCctaacaaattacctcaaaactttgaggcttaaaacagcacacatgtattatctcacagtctgtgtaGGCTAGGAATCTGAGCATAGCTTAACAGAGACCTCTGTTTTAGGATCTCTCAGGGGTATATGCAGGTTAGCAGGTGCTGGGGTCTTATCTGAAGGCTCAAGTGGAGAAGGACCTTCTTCCAAGCTCCATCAGTGTTTGTTGGCCAGAAGAAACTCTTCACAGACTGTTGGACTGACAGCCTCAGTTCCCTACTGATGATGGCCTGAGGCTGCCCTCAGTTCCTTACCATGTGGGCCCTTCCAATATGGCAGCTTGCTTCATCAAAATGTACAAGCTTGGAAGCCAATGGGAGTCTACTACCAAGGCAGAAGTCACTATCTTATGAAACCTTATCATAGAAGCAACATCCCAGCACCTTTGCTGTATTCTGTTGGTTACAGGCAAGTTACCAATCTTGTCCACACTCAGGAGGAAGAGATTACACAGGGGTGTGAAAGTCAGGAAGCAGGGATTATTGAGGCCATCCATGAAGATGCCTGCCACTGTATGTGATACATTTTGATTCAGTGGGATGAACAGTAATCGGGTTATCACCCAGCAAATACTATTTGAAATGTATGTTGAGTATTTTGGCGTGCCCCAGTGGTGATAAATTTGGACAGATCACATGATTCAGGTCTCTTCCATCTCTAAAATGCCACGTTATGGCATGTCAGAAATGTTGCTTTGGTACAAAGCCAACATTATCATATCAGCATGACAGAATTTATAAAAAGAAGTTCCTTAAAGAGCTTACTCTGACACCCATGACTTTACAGCACAGCGTTCAAGGGCATAAACCCTAGACATCACAGGTTCATATTTTTGTCCTTATCCGAAATTCCTGTGTAGTGGAGCAGAGAGGTCCTGAGCTCTGGAGTCTCTCAGCCAGGATGAGAGGTTTAAGCACGGAGTGGCCTCGGTCAAGGTGTTTAACCATCAAAtccaagttatttttaatgtctacaaTACTTAGCTCAGTAAGGTCACTGGAAATATccataagaaaggagaaaatattagtACCTTATCCTTCTTTTGCTATAATTCCTGGACCTGTGTAgacttattttgattatttaacaTTGACTTACcaccaaagatgtaaaaagtataaatgttagatatttttaGTAAAGTGAAACTTTAGAATCTCTCATTCCTCCTATTTGCTGCACAAATCATCATAACAAAGGACTTATTTATAAATTGCCCTAAATTAGAGTTCCTTAAACATTTAGATTAAACCATCCATAGACAGTGACATTTTTAACGTGGAACACAGATGACCGGCCACAGAAAACTCTGGCTGATTTCAGGAAAGGGGAGTTTATTGGAAGCATGTTGGGTTGCTTCTAGAATCAACTGGTAACTAGAGGAGAAGTTCtaaaagtgtggtctgtggaccccTCAAGTCTCTGAGATCCTTTCAAGGAATTTCACTGATGGGGTGAAGATTAATGCcataataatactaaaatattatttgactttttcacTGAGTTAACATTTGCACTAATATTGCAAAAACAATGGTGACAAAAACCGATGGTGTCtcacttccccaaagaagacatccagatggccaacagacacacaaaaagatgctcatcctcacttatcagggaaatgcaaatcaaaactacaatgagctatcacttcacaccggtcagaatggctaaagtcaacaacacaagaaacgacaagcgttggtgaggatgtggagagagaggaacccttgagcactgttggtgggaattcagccactgtggaaaatagtgtggagtttcctcaaaaagttaaaaacagaattaccctacgaTTCAGCAATcgcactattttttttaacccaaagaatacaaaaacactaactaaAGGGATACCTGGACCcgtatgtttatagcagcattatctataacagccaagatatggaagcagcccaaatgtccatcaattgatgaatggataaagaagatgtgagattgtgtgtgtgtatacacacacacacacacacacacacacacaagaagatgtgatatatatgatgatgtgatatatatataaaagaagatgtgatatatataatattataatggaatgttttatatatatatatgatgtgaaatgttattcagctattaaaaggaatgaaatcttgccattttcaaggaCGTGGATGGAGCTcgagagtacaatgctaagtgagataagtcaaagacaaataccatatgatttcactcacatgtggaatttaaggaacaaaacaaatgaacaaagggggaaaaaaagagacaaaccagaaaaaactctagggaacaaactgatggttaccagagggaggtgggtggggggtgggtaaaaTAAGGGAGGAAGATTAAGAGTACTTTGATTATGATGAGCGtggagtaatgtatggaattgttgaatcactacattgtacataTAACACTAATAGAACACTGCCCATCaagtaactaaaattaaaacttaaaaaaaaaaagacaactgatgGTGTCTTATCATGTATCAACACAAACTATACCCATAGTAATTGAATTCTTCACAACCATGCgcgatagggaaaaaaaaaaagctatagccATGAAATTATTAAATCTTGACCCTTGGGAacagaacattttaatattacatGTGATGAAATGGAAAGTATGAATAAGTCACTTCTGCTGCACACTGAAGCATGATGTTTGTCTTAAGAAAAAGCACATGTGCCATTCTTAGAGTTGCAAACTGAACAAGCCACTTTTTTCACAGAATACCATTTCCAATCAAAAGAGTGCTTTTAACCTGGTTTTTGGCaggcattttctcaaaaatgagcaAGATGAGCCTGTCACTCCACAGATAATAACTGAGTGCATTGTagccaatgataaaattcaaacCTTCGAGTGAAAATTTGAATTCTTAGAAAACCTGTCAATTAGGATGCTCTCTGCAGTGAGCTAGACCGCTTCCCAATCCTTCAAGACTTTTCTGATTAGCTTTCGAATTTAGATGTTATATAATGATATATGTCAACATTTAGAAGCTCTGCATAAATCAGCAAACCAGTTTTTCTAAACGGCCAATGTGCAATGCTACAAAATCATGCATGGGGTAGGGGTCGGGGTGGGGGAATCATGTGTGGGTAACACATCCATTCAAAGTGCAAGGTAAACAAACAGATTTTGAGGAAACAAAGTGCAGCAGTCCATTGTCATGGTTTTAGATTTCACATTGTAACTGATGTTTAAGAACGACTagttgtggggagcctgggtggctcagtcggtggagagCCCAACTCTTGgtgttagctcaggtcatgacctcgaggtttgtgagatcgagcccagcatcaggctctgtgctgacaacgtgcagcctgcttgggttctctctccctctttctgcccctcccccactcatgcgcacacacgcactctctctctctctctaagtaaataaacattaaaaaaaaaaactactagtTGCAAGTTCAGATGCAGTATCAAAGAAGAATGTCTATACTATTTGAAGACTATTAAAATTCTCCTCCCTTGTCTGAGCACGTATCTGGGTAAGGCTGGATTTCCTTCATATTCTTCAGATTCGCAACAGattgaaagcaaaagcaaatataaagatCCATTTATCTTCTATTAAGtctgatattaaaaatatctacaaaaataaaaaggttggggcgcctaggtggctcagtgggttaagcgtccgacttcggctcaggtcatgatctcacagtttgtgagttcaaggcccgcatcaggctctgtgcttacagctcagagcctggagcctgctttggattctttctctccctctctctgcccctcctctgctcacgctctgtctctctctctctctcctttaaaaataaacattaaaaaaattaaaaaacaaaaagttaaacaatgccactcttctattttttgagaaaacttttGAGAAAACAGTTATTTTTCCATAACAATGTTATCAATGTTAACATAttaatgtatttgtaattttgtttttaaaatgagttaataggggcacttgggtggctcagtcagttaactgtccaactcttggttttggctcatgtcatgatctcacggcttcgtgggttcaagccccagatcaggctctgtgctgacaggacagagcctgcatgggattctctctctctccctctctctggccctcccccacttgcgctgtctctctcaaaataaataaataaactttaaaattttttaaatgaattaataagtatttttaagttttctccattttaaatttctaacgTGTTATGTGACTGGCTCACTCAGTGGAGCGTACAATTCTTGgtctccgggtcatgagttcgagccccaggctgggggtagaaattacttaacataaaacaaattgcttaaaaatgtttaaacaataAACTTCTAATACAGTAAATACCAATGGGTATAACCTAAGGTCCTTCATCTTTATTAAGACTAGAAATCAAGAAGGAACCAAAACATTCAGGGATTAAAATTCTATTTGAGAAATGCTGAGCTTAGAGAATCAGGtctggaggagaaaagaagcGAATCAGTTAGGATACTTTCTGCTATGGGAAACCGAAAACtccatttgggggcacctgggtggctcagttggttaagtgtctgactttggcccaggtcatgatctcccggttcatgagtttgagccccgcatcagagtgagagagcctaaagcctgcttcgtattgtgtccctctctctgcccctcccccaatcataccctttctctctccctctctctctctcaaaaataaataagcattaaagaaaagaaactcattttaactgagttaaaggaaaaggaaatcttttctcTCACATGAAGAAAGTCCCAGATGGGGCTGCTCCAAGGTTAGTTGACTCAGCAGCTACATCACATCAAGGACCCTGGACCCTTCCACTCCTCTGCTCTGCTGCCCACAGCTTTGGCTTCAACTCTAGGAAGGTGGTCACAAGATCATGACAGTGACAATCAGAGTGGCATGTCTTCTTGTCCACATACAGcagagaagaaacaagaaagagaaaaccttcTGCTGCCCACGGAATATAAACCCTTCTGTTGGTCTGACCAGTCCATCATGAGTTAGCACCCACCAGGGGAATGCCATGCACTGATGTGACTGGACCTGCCTTGGAGCTGAGGTCTGGGAAGCCCCTTGAGGAAAACTAAAGGAGAGGGAAGGTTcttaagagaagaggaagggaagaagtagATGCCACATAGGCTGGAACTCTCATTCCAACGGGCAGGAAAACAGAGACGTGAGTCTGGCTGGGCTCCTAGTGCCAAGGTCAAAATCAGACCCCAGGAAGGATCCAGCTAGCAAGCTACTAACCAATGGCTCTGTCCAGCAGATGTTCCGCTGGTTCCACCACAACTACTGTCTCCTTTGTCACTGGACCATAGATGCCACTGCCGTTACCACCACTGCAAAAGTGACCTTGAATTGCATCACTTGAATCCAAAGTCCCGGGCTGGAGCATCAGACTGGTTTACCTAAGCCGCATGTCACTGtcaggagcaggagagggcatGTCCCACCCCCTTCAGCTCCCACGGGAGAGGCGTGACCCTTCCACCAAGACTCACAGCCCTGGAGGAAAGCCACCCAAATAAGGATATCTGGATGCAGGTGGCCAAAAATGACAAGTACTCCCTTTGAACAGATGAAAATTCTTCAGAAATAACTCAGATCAAACAAGGATAGATAGAAaggtagatagatgatggatagagagagacagacagacagacacggaTGAGATTCTTATATACAcatactttggggcgcctgggtggctcagtcggttgagtgtccgacttcggctcaggtcatgatctcacggtccgtgagttcgagccccacgtcgggctctgtcctgacagctcagagcctggagcctgtttcggattctgtgtctccctctctctctgtccctcccctgttcatgctctgtctctgtctcaaaaataaataaacgttaaaaaaaaattatatacacatactttatatatacatacaaagctatgcttatttacttacttatttattcatagCAAGCACAAGAGAAGtcatttaattccagtatactgtttactagctgtgtgcccttgctTAAACCTGCTATGTCTCTGTTTGCTATCTGTAATACAGGGATAATAAGAAAACCTACCTCATGAGAATATTGCAGAGACTAAAGTATTTGTAACATGCTTAGCACAATGTCTAGAAATGTTCATTATTAATACCAGAGCAGCGAAGAAGGAACATTGAcatggcagaaaatatttttaaatttttaagtttatttatttatttagagagagggaaggggcagagagagggggagggagagaatcccaaggctccacactgtcagtatagagcctgacgtggggttcaaagtcaggaacctcgagatcattacctgagacgaaatcaagagtcagacccttaaccgactgagccacccaggcacgctgacATGGCAGAATATATTTAACTGAAAATTGTTTTCTCAACCTTCAAGGCTCACCAATAGCCAAGGAGGGGAGTTTCTGATTTCCTGCTGGGGACACCTCCAGGGTCAGGGGCTGAGAAGCAAATCTAGTTACCTTAGGTAACAGCATGGATGCCACCTTTGACCTCAGAGCAAGACAACTTCTGGACGTGTATCACCTATTTCCCTATCAGCCCAGAGGCAGTGAGTCTCAGGCAAGTACCCTAAACCTTCAGAAGACAGATCTTCTCAGTCCTCAGGCCACCAGAGAGAAAAGTTTGAAGGAAAATATAcatctatataatttttaaccAACATATTAATAGTAACTATCCCTAAGGGTGTTGTCATGGGGcgtttgtattttcttcctttccttaccaGAATTTTCtagtctctaaaataaatacatattaattttgttatcttgatgtgtaataatatataattatgtattcatatattatttattacatttaaaatatacactatatattttaatgattttgtcTAAAACTGATCATGAcatcactcttctttttttaacgtttatttattttttgagagacagagatagacagagcatgagcaggggaggggcagagagaaagagagagtcacagaatccaaagcaggctccaggctcccagctgtcagcacagagcccggcacggggctcgaactcacaaaccgtgagatcgtgacctgagctgaagtcggaggcttaaccaacagagccacccaggtgcccctcaatcattctttttaatatgacTTTGGGAACACGTGTATACAGATGACCTGAGATCACACTTCAGAGTGTGTGTATGAGGAAAACGTGAAAGGTGGGCTTGGGAACCTCAGGGCTGCTCAACCCCCAACGCTctttagtgaaaataatttttctccctcttttttcaaggttttatttttaggtaatctctatacccaacacgggccttgaatttacaaccctgagattaagagtcacgtgctccactgactgagccagccaggtgcctgttagtgaaaataattttttttatgtttatgtttgagagagagaaagagcgagagcaggggagggacaaggaAGGGGTAGACggaggatcagaagcgggctctatgctgacagcagacagcctgacgtggggatcgaactcacgaaccacgagatcacaacctgagccgacatcagatgcttaacagactgagccacccaggcgcactgaaaataatttttaacaaaagacTTCATGAGGATAAAGAAGTTCCAGATAATAATGGCCACTGTTCACTGAGCTTTGCATGCATGACTGCACCGAACCATCCAACCCCAGAGGTAAATAAACATCGGcacccctgttttacagatgaagaacccGGGGCTCATCTGCCTTCTCAATTTAGGGACTCGAGAGGGACACATGTGCTCGGGCAGTAGGAGAAAGGTCTGGCCTGGTGAGGGGTCCCCTGTAGGCTGGGGAAGCAGCGACCAGCTACCCTTCTGAAGGGCACTCATAGCAAAGGACTGGAGAAGGCCCGGCGCTCCTCGGCCAGAAACCCAGGGGAGCAGTCCACGCTGTCTCGGCCAGTCTTTCACTTTTCCTTATTCCATCAGCAGAGCTCATGTCATCTGGAAGCTTCTTTTCATGGCAATGGATTTTTTTTGCGTGTGCTCCTGTTATGAGCTAGGCGCTGCAGGGAGCGAAGAAGCATGTGACACGTGGCCTTTGGCCTTAATGAAAGCCATTCCGATTTGCAGACAAGACCTATCGGCCACTAATCTAATCACTAGTGAACAAAGTTTCCAGACCTCAGAGAAAGGGGTCAGGGAGAGTCGATAAATAGGTTTTGGCTGTACTACACAATCACTGCTAGGGAAGTTTGGACAGGAAACTCATTTACAGAGTGCTAGCTGTGTGCCAGACCCACTTCACACACTCCCTCTTTCCGTCCTCGCAGCAACCTCCGTGGCCTGTGGTCCCCCTGGGGACCTGAAGCCCTGAGGGGTCCGACGACTGTCTGAAGCCACACCAGTTGGTACCAAGGGGCAGAGCCCGATCCCCACCCCCGGTCTGTCCGACTCCTAATCAAGTCTGAGACCCCCTCCAGATGTCTGTTACTCAATTAGAAATGTCCTGTGAGCCTCCAACGTGCTGTGAGTATCAGAGTGCATTTAGGAGAGTAATGCTGGTATGGTGGGAGAAGCTTCTGGAACCCTGTTGCACAGGCCTCAGCCAATGGTATAAAACACACGCCTGGAATACCAGTAAATGTCATGCTCAAATCAGAGTCAACAATAAGCTCTTTTATGCACAGTTTCGTCACCCATGTGATAAAAGGGATCATACTTCTCTCACCGTTGAGTTCTTGCAGTTTCCTCCCACTTCTCGTGGGTGGGTTAGGAGGCCTGGAGGGCCTGCTGGGGGACAGGGAGCTGGCTTCCCAGCCGTTCTGTCCCTGTGCCCCACAACCAAGTGGCCGGGAGGGACGGAGGGCCATGCTAGGtggctctccccctcccctccacttgcCAGGGCAGTCAGTGTCCTCGTCACCAGGAGGACAGGTGGCCGCATGCGTGCCACAGCTCTGGCACTGCCACACTCTCCAGCTGAGAAGAGAGGGCACATAAAAGTGGGCATCCGAACTAATGCAGGAGGGTGACCAGCTCTCCAGGGCACCGGCATCTCAGAGAGCACTCAGCAGGCAGGATTTTGCCTTTTAAAGTCAAGCTAGTCCCGGACAAACCAAGAAAAGTTGGTCACCTCACCCAACCTCTCCTAATATGACCTCCTGCTCTTGTCTTTCCCAGCCACACGAATGCCCCATCCCGTGTGGTCCCCGGAGGGTAGGCTTTGCTAACAGCTAACACCCTCATCACCGTTTCCTCGGGCTCAGGCACTTAATGTAGTTGTGTCATTTAAACCTCGGCACAGGACCAGGGAGAAATTACAATGGTCAcctcctttcacagatgaggaaactgaggtttagacaGGTAAACAACGCATATACAAATAGCTCCATAAAACAGCTTCTGCCCACCACCAAGTTTACTCTGCTTTCTGAAGTTTGCCAGAgtgacagggagggagggtggaagtcAAGAAGGATTCAAGAAGgaaattaggaaggaaggaaggaagggaggaagggagggagggaggaaggaagggaggagggaaaggaggaaggaaggaaggaaggaaggaaggaaggaaagaaggaaggaaggaaagaggaaagggagggagggagggagggagagagggaggaaggaaggaagggaggaaggaaggaagggaggagggaaaggaggaaggaaggaaggaaggaaggaaggaaggaagggagggagggagggagaaggaaggatgggagggagggaggaaggaaggaaaggaaagaagtttggacagaaggaagggagggaagagaagagggaaggaagggggagaacaGATgtaagaaagatggagagaggaaggagggtaagagagagagagcaggagagagttGGGAGACTTGATCATCCTCCCGGAGAACATGCTGCATCTGGGCAACCCCTTCCGAAGCAGGCACTCGGTCCCCGTCCTCGACTTGCTCCCCACTCGGCTCTCCGGGGGAGCTGACAGAGCACCAGCTGCAGCTCATTTTACTCCCCGCTAGAAATGAGGATATTATCATAGGATATTcattcctatttttataaataattcatctttttttttgcaCGAAAAGTTAAACAGCCTGAAGCCAGAACATTTAAAAGGAACGTTGGTGccttattcataaaataataatgtgcTGGTTTGCCAGACAGTTTGTGAAAGTCCCAAAGCTAAAATACACCGAGTTCTGGGGCTATTTTTAGCCTGGAAAAGGCCTTCCGATGTCTTTCTCAGTTCACACTTGATAAGGGCAGTGTTATGCTTTCTCTGAATGCGGGCTTTCCCAAATCAGTTACATTCACAGAGGGAAATCTAAAAGACAACTTGGCAAATAGCATATTTATAAAATCCAGGCCCCCGGTacacaaatgctttttttaactccacaaaaaaataaatcataaacaaAAGGATAATGGAGTCTAGGGTCAGCCACAGCTATGGAAAATGGGGCCACAGATTGTTAATGTTTACGTGAGCCTTTTTCCCAAGGCTGACAGGGAGAGTTCTTTTGCAGAGACAGCATTTCCAGAGTTGGAAACTTTTCGAAGCAACTGGCAGACAATAAGACTTGGGCGTCCGTGTGACCATGGGTCCTCCCTTCCCCTTGACATTATGTCTTTTACAAGATCTTTATTTTTGCCACCTGTGATGATCTTTCAAATACTAAGATTACTCTTGCCATATTATCTTCAGGGGAACACACAAAGACTCATAATGTTGGTTGCCTGTGACACAGGGTAACCAACAACTTGGTTGGTGACTGATGGTTTTCCTGGAACGCGGGACTCTCAGGGCCAAGCCAGAAAGTCCCAGGCAAAGCAGAACCAGTTGGACATCCCACCTATGCTGAGGGACTCTGGATCACTGGGACCCTGGGCGAGGGAGAAAATGGTGACGATATACCCTTACACACATTTGGAATACTGAACCATGTGAGTTTATTACTTGTtccaaaaaataagttaaaaatgttttgttaagaACTAATCACCATCCTGTGTTTTACAGCAAGGTGATACTCTCGAGCCTGCCCAAAGGAGTACAAACCATTAAACTCCATCCCATGGTATATGCTCCATTGATCAAGTTTAATCCACACAGCTAGGTAGGACTAAAACGCAGCACCACGAAAAAGCAACTAGGCTGACGGATACCTACTGAAGCCATTGTCTCTAAATCTGACGACAG
The sequence above is a segment of the Panthera leo isolate Ple1 chromosome B3, P.leo_Ple1_pat1.1, whole genome shotgun sequence genome. Coding sequences within it:
- the FAM174B gene encoding membrane protein FAM174B, giving the protein MRAAPPPAPLLPLLLLLLALLAAPAARARRAESAPAPQPQAERQPRPSTGPGPGNATRTGSGAAAAAAAGGGGGSSNSSGDALVTRISSLLRDLPTLKAAVIVACAFTALLIACLLLRVFRSGKRLKKTRKYDIITTPAERVEMAPLNEEEDEDEDSTVFDIKYR